GAGCGGCCTTTGCAAGCGCGTGGTGGGTTCTAACAGGTGTGGCCACCACCACCACGTCCAGTCCCGGCATGGCCAGGAAGCGCTGGAAATCCGTGAAGAACCGCACGCCGGGATGCATCCGGCGGACATGCTCCAGCCGGTCGGGATTCAGGTCGCACAGGGCCGCGATCCCGGCATCAGGATGCAGGCTGATATTGCGGGCCAGATTTGGCCCCCAATACCCGCATCCCACGATGCCGACTGCGAGTTGCTGCTTCATGACCGGTCTCCGCGAAGCTGGGGACTTCCGTATTCCAGCACGGCGCTGTCAGCGTGCGCGGGGGCGGGTGAGAAGATACGGCGGCGAAGGTAATGCTTCAGCTCACGCAGCACCGCCATCGGCGTGCATGCGAGCACCGTTAGATCCAGTCCCGGTGAGGAAAGGCGAGCATATGCCACGTCGAGCGTGGCCATCTCGCGGAAGGTGGTGCGATTCTTCCCGCTGATCTGCCAGATACCGGTGATGCCCGGCAGCACCTGGAAGCGCTCGCGCTGTGCCGTGGTGAAGAACGCGTGCTCGTCGGGAATGCATGGCCGCGGACCCACGAGGCTCATGTCCCCGCGCAGCACATTGAAGAGCTGCGGCAGTTCGTCTAGGCCCGTGCTCCGGAGGAAGCAGGCACCGGCGATCATGCGGGAGTCGCCAAGCTCATCCAGCTTCACCATCGGTTGGTCGGACTCGATTAGTCGCGCCACGTGCAGCTCGTGGTCCCGGGTCTGCGCACCCTCGTGCATGGTGCGGAATTTATAGATCGTGAAGGCCTTCTCCTCATGGCCGACGCGCTCCTGGCGGAACAAGGCGGGACCGCGCGATACGATTCGGATCCATAGCATCACGGCCAGGATCAACGGGATCGAGACCGGCAGCGACATCACCACGAGCGACACATCCATCGCACGCTTCCAGGTCGGGATGGTGGCCTCGGTGCGCCGCCTCGCATGCCGACGCCGGACGAAGCCGCGGCTGGCGGCTTTCCGCTTGGGCATGCGGAGGACTCTTGTCCGCGAGTCATGCAGGGAGTTGGAGCCCAGACTGCCTGTACGGCATGGATCTGCCGACCGGCGGGGCCGATCAATCGGGGGGGGGATCATTCCGGGAGGAGGGGGGGAGAGGAAATGACTTGTCTACTTCAGGAGAGGTTGTTTTTCGGAATCATGGTCATTTGGGTTTCCTGATCTGATGTGTGAAGAGGCGGCCTTTATCATGCGGCCGCCCGATATCGCGTGGTCCCGTCGCTGGCCGGGACAGGTGAAGGGGATGTCAGGAGTTGACTTTCTTTCACCGAGTGCCTGCGACGGACTTCTCGACAGTCATACCCTTGATGAAGGACGCGAGGGAGGGGGCGTATCCAGCGGGAGTTCAAGTGGGGGGGATTGTTGTCCGGGAGTGGGGGCGAACAAC
The genomic region above belongs to Luteolibacter flavescens and contains:
- a CDS encoding sugar transferase, with amino-acid sequence MPKRKAASRGFVRRRHARRRTEATIPTWKRAMDVSLVVMSLPVSIPLILAVMLWIRIVSRGPALFRQERVGHEEKAFTIYKFRTMHEGAQTRDHELHVARLIESDQPMVKLDELGDSRMIAGACFLRSTGLDELPQLFNVLRGDMSLVGPRPCIPDEHAFFTTAQRERFQVLPGITGIWQISGKNRTTFREMATLDVAYARLSSPGLDLTVLACTPMAVLRELKHYLRRRIFSPAPAHADSAVLEYGSPQLRGDRS